GCGAATGATTCTGTCGGAAACATAAATATCAGCGAAAAAAGAACCATAAGATATAATCCAAGCTATCAACAAATATCCCTTTTATCGCCAGCAAATAAAACATATGACGCGCTTCAAATACCCCTAGAGTATGGTTATTTCGACACAGGCACATATTTGTGCTGGTATGAGTACAACAAAAAGAATGTAACGCTTACAAACTGCGGAAATTCGAATTTTTCGGCAATACGAAATGCTGCGTCAAAATTAACGCTCTGGATAAGAACCTCTTCAGGCAATTTAATATCTCAAAGCACAACATTCACCACGGCAATTCCTCCGGCAATTTTCTCGCACACGCCCGAAAATAATTCAATGCTGACACCCCCGTCTCTTAGCGGAAACAATGTTCTGCATATCGGCGTAAGAACCGACATAATTTCACAATGCGGCTTTTCCACAGAAAAAGGCACTGATTTTGATTCGATGGATTTGTTCAAAACCACAAATTCAACCATACATAACACAACGATGAACATAACTGATTCAAGAGAATACAGGATATTTGTGCGCTGTAAAGACATGTTAGGAAATGCAAATTTAGAGGATTATTATCTCAAATACACGACATTGAATGGATCAAACAAGCTTTTGATAGATCCTGAAGAAAAAATAGCTAAAAATGGATACTTCCGTGTGGAAGTTTTAAGTGATAGAACAAAAACGTTCAACGTCCCGATAAAAAACATTGCATCATCGACAATAGTAAAACCCGAAATAATACTAACTGGAACCGGAGCAGATTACATGATTGCAAAGCTTCGCTCAGACACTATTCCTGCAGGTTCTGAAGGCACGCTTGAAGTTACAATAACTCCAAATGACCTCGGCATATTTGATTCCAAAATAAACATAACAAAAGGCGAATCAAGTGCTGTATTGACTATTTCAATAACCGTCTATAAGGTATTCAGTAATGACCTAAACGACTTGAAAGAAAAAAGAATTGCACTTGCTGCGCGCCTTGATGCATTGAAGAAAAAGAACGCTGATGTTGACGATTTAATATCAAGTACAGAAACATTGCTATCTGATGTGAATGACGGCATATCTTTGTACAACAACGGAAAGTATAGCACTGCAAAAGAAAAAGTAGACACTTTAAGAACAGAGCTTGAAAACATCGAAGAAAAAACCATTGAAATGGAAGAAAACCAAAAATCCAAAGATTTATCAAATGATGACTTCTTACAAACAATAGAAAACAGTTCAAGTAAAATTAAAAAAGCGCAAAACATAAACATGCAAAACGAAAGCATCAATGGTGCCGACGACCCGGGCAATATATGGATTGCGATCGGAGTAATTTTTTTAGCAATTATTATCATCATAGTTGCGACATCCATACTGCCTAATGATTATGGGAAGAAAAATGATGCTGAAGAAGATGACGATCAAGAGCTATACCTCAAAGATAAATAAAAGACACGCGACAAATTCTTTTTAAATAGTTAATTATCCATTTATGGAATATGCGAAAACGCATAGCAGTCATCGACCGCGAAAAATGCAAACCGGATAAATGCGACAAACCATGCATAAGGTTTTGCCCGCGCGTCCGTACCGGCGATGAGACTGTATTCGAGAAGAGCGGCAAGGTTTACATAGCTGAAGAACTATGTGTCGGGTGCGGAATCTGTGTAAAAAAATGCCCGAAAAATGCAATAACCATCATAAATCTGGAGCATGAACTGGACGAGCCGATTCATCAGTACGGCAAAAACGCCTTTCGGCTTTATGGCCTACCGATTCCTGAAAAAGGAAAAGTAGTGGGACTTCTTGGAGCAAACGGAATAGGAAAAACAACTGCTCTGCAGATTCTTTCCGGAAACCTTAAACCCAATCTTGGAAAGTTCGACCTGAAAAACGGCGCAGAATGGGATGATATAATCGGCCGCTTCAAGGGCAGCACGCTCATGAAATACCTGAAAGACCTGCGCGACGGAAAAATAAAAGCAGTTTACAAGCCGCAGCAGGTGGACAAAATTCCGCATGCTATAAAAGGGAAAGTCACGGACGTAATAAAGGACGAGCGCGGAATTTTCACGGAGCTTGCAAAAAAGCTTGAAATAGATTCGATTCTTTCGCGAAATGTGTCTGAACTTTCAGGCGGCGAGCTGCAAAGAGTTGCAATTGCAGCAGCGCTGTGCAAAGAAGCGGATTTCTATTATTTCGACGAGCCATCATCATTTCTTGACGTAAGGCATAGAATAATTGTTGCTAGAGCGATAAGGGAAATTGCGCAAACCAAGTCAATCATAGTTGTCGAGCACGACCTTGCGACTCTTGACATTCTGGCGGACGCCATACATCTCGTCTTCGGGCATGCAGGAGTTTACGGCGTAATTTCCGCGCCATATCATTCACTGCGCGGCATAAACGCTTATCTTGACGGATTCATAAAAGAGGAGAACATACGCTTCAGGCAGGAGGCACTTGATTTTAAGGCAGGGAGCCAGATATTCAAAGGAAACTACAGTGTTGTGGAATATCCTGAGTTCATAAAAAAATTCAAGGACTCAGAATTCTCGCTAAAAGTCGATTCGGGTTCGCTTATGGCGGGCGAAATCGTCGGCGTCTTTGGGGCAAACGCGCTTGGAAAAACAACATTCGCAAAAATTCTTGCCGGAGAAATAAAGCCTGACAATACTGATTTCAAAGAAGCGGTCAGGATTGCTTACAAACCGCAATATCTTAAAAGCGATTTTGTCGGAAGCGTGAACGAACTTCTTTCACAAAGCGTCAAAAATTATCTTTCCCAGGAATTCAAAATGGAAATATTGCGGCCGCTTGAGCTTGAAGGCCTGCTTGAGAACTGCGTCGCAAGCCTTTCGGGAGGGGAGCTTCAAAGGGTTGCAATTGCAATATGCCTTGGCCAAAGCGTTGATTTTTACCTGCTTGACGAGCCGTCGGCATATCTTGATGTTGAGCAAAGAGTGCTATTTTCAAAAATGATGCGCAAATTTATCGAATCGAACCAGAAAACCGCCATGATAATCGACCATGACATGCTTTTATTGCACTATATATCAGATCGCTCAATAGTGTTCTTTGGAAAGCCTGCTTCAGAAGGCCATGCAAAAGAGCCGAAAGCCCTGAAGGAAGGCATGAATGAGTTCTTAAAAGACCTAAACATAACATTCCGGCGGGAAATGGACACGGGGCGGCCAAGAGCCAACAAGCCGGAATCGCAAAAAGACGCAAAACAAAAAGAAAAAGGCGTTTATTACGAGTGAATTCTAAAAGTATATATATACCATTCAACAATATATTTACCAAAGGTATTTTCTATGGTGGAGATAACTGGTAAATCAAAGTATGAAACAGAAGACTATATGCTAACGATGCTTATGATGACTATTGTTTCAATAGTCATTATTGCAAGCCTTTTTGTGGGTGCGGCAATTCGATTTAACAACCTTTCAATATTTGTTGTGTCGGTATTTTTTCAAATGCTCACTTTAGGCGCAGTGCTGCTGAATGCCATGTTTTTGGTAAAAATTGAACAAAAATACAATGGCAAGATCATCAAGAAATTGAAATGATCGACCATATTCGGTGAGTCGATGAAAAATAAGGGCGCTGCTGCAATAATTGCAACGATTTTGTTGGTGATGATGGCAATTACGGCAGCAGGCATGGCATACACTTGGACTATGAATATGCAAAGAGAGATACAAAAAAGCACAGAAGATAAATATGCCAGTGATGCTGCAAAAGCAGATGCGAAAATGACAATCCCATCAATGTGGAACAATGCGGGAATGATTGACTTCATATTACAAAACACGGGAACATACACATTCGAGTTAACAAAATTTACAATATATTCAGACGGCATGCCGGTAACCGGTGCAATAACATACAGCATTGGCGCCATACTTAAACCAGGCGATATAACTACCGTAAGCTTGACAACAATAACATTTCCAATATATCCGGCAACACCATCACGGACCATAAAAGTCGTTGCTGATACAGGCACAAGCTATACATACCGATGCGAAATAACATCGGCCTCACAATCATACTGCTAATAAAATTTCAAGCAGACATACTAAAAAATTAGGTGGATAAAATGACAGTAAATACAGCTAAAAAAGGAATAACAGCGGTGGTTGCCATAGTCTTGCTGCTCATGATGACAGTTGCAGCAGCGGGATTAGCTTATATGTGGATAAGCCAGATGCAGACGGGTGCCCAAGCACAAGGAACTGAACAGCTTGGAAAAATTACGCAAACCACTCAGACAGCATATTCAATAGAGACAGTAAATTACCAATCAGCAACATCTATGTCATATATTATAAGAAATACAGGTACTCTGCCTATTGACTTAATCACGGCCACAAACAGAGTAGTTTATCTGAATGGTAGAGTTATAACCCCAACAGTAACTCTTGCCCCTAACGCAGTACTTCAACCAAAGAACGTAGCAACAGTAACAATAACCGGTTTAGCCGCAGGTACGATGGCTGTTGGTTCAACAAATACTATAAAAATAGTGAATGACAATGGTGCTAATGTTCAAGCTACATGCACCACAGTTGTCGCAACCGCAGGCAGCGCATGCCAAGGATATTAATTAATCAAAAATCGGCTTTATAAATTCGAACCTTCTATAAAATACCTATAAAGCCGAGTTCTATTTTTTAACTAGATTCACTGAAAGGGTAACTCAATGCGTCGTCTTGAAGATAATATATGCACATCCAATTGTTCGTATGAACACAGTAATGATTGTTTTATGGACTATATTTAAGCCATAAGAGACCATATATTGTATTGAGTATGAGTACAGCGAAGGATTTGTTGTAGTGATAGCTCCCTATTTTGAGAGACGTGTCGTATGATATTGGGTTGCGTCGCGATGATCATATCCATTTGTGTGCTACTGTATTTGTAGAATTGATACATATTATAGCCAAAATTCTTCGCGGAAGATAGACCGTTATCCATATTTGGAAATTTCGCGGATAAAAAGAGGCAAGCACAAATAGATGCGCTATAACCCATCATCCCACTAATCTATTGTAATGGCAAGCACTATTTGATATTCGCCCTTAAACGCCTGGATTGTCGGGAGTAGTTGGCGGCGCATCAGCCAAAGCATCCTTATCATCATTATCAGGCATATAAGACGTTGCAATGATTATCACTACAATAACAAGAATTATTACAATGACGATAACACTGAGGCTTATACCGCCGCCCGAATCAGAATCGCCTTTATCAGAGTCACTTATGCTGCCAAGCAAGGAATTAGATTCATCAGCTTTTCGTTGAGCACTCATAATGTCTGCATTCAAAAGATTAAAAGAGTCATTTAATTGCAAGAATTTTTCACGGGCTTCAGCCGGGTTTTCAGAAGAATATATCGAATAAATATCGGATATATCTGATTTCATGCGCTCCAATTCGACATTATACTTAGTCACATCAACTCCTTTTAGACTTAAATTTTGAATCTGCGATGATATGTTGGGTATAGCTAAATCAACTGCATCAAACTCCGGATAGAAATCATAATATGTCGTTACCTCCACCAAAAAAGTAGAAGAATATGTACTAAGGCTCAAAGTGATATTTGTTTTTAACACGCCAGAAACGCTCGGAAATGCATATATTGTAAGATAAGACGCTTCAGAATTCGATATCATCACAGGCGCTTTCGCCTGAATACTCATCGCAACATCATCTGGAACTTTCGCAGTAACTCCATATACATTATAAAGTGCTCTTGTTTTAAGAGGTACTTTAACAACTGTCGGCTTGTCCTTTATTGTTTTTATATGGAGTACATTATTCTTTAAAACGGTACTATTAGGATCTATGATTACCAAACCGTTGGAATCAGCAGTAGAAAACTGCAACAAATAGTCGTCCGTATTGATAGCATTATCGAGGCTTTTACATCGAATATAAAACAAGTACGTGGTTTTATCAGAAAGCGAAACTGTTGTATTATGCGTATTATTTTCTGCAGCGATAAAATAATTAGCCATAGACTCAAAACTTGTATTCGGAGTTGTTGAATATCTACAATTTGCTTGTTTATCTGTTTTTATGCTTATCACATCATTAAATTTTCCGCTTAGCAATGGCGCAACCAGCATTTTATTATTTTCAGGCACTGTTGAGATAATTTTTGGCGCTGAAGGAGTATTGGCTGTAAAAACAGCAGATGCTGAATTCATATTGCCTGCTGCATCACTCACCCAGATCGTAATTGTTGTTTTATTATTGTATATTGGAAGAAATGTGATATTCTCGCAACCAAATATTGTAGTGTTTATGGAGTTGTACTCATACGAACATGTAATGGGAGCTGCATCGCTGGCAACATAGTCCAACGATATTGATACCGAATCATAAACAGCATCTTGTACAGGCGAAATAATGGATAGTGACGGTTTGGTAATATCGTAGATTATGGAACGAACATCACCTTTGATGAAGTTTGTCGCAGAATTATTTGCCCAAACATAATAAGTATATTTTCCAGGCGTGGGCATTTCAAAAGTATACATCCAAAGTATTCCTGAAGCATGGCGGTATATATTATCGGCGCCATTCCAATTGATTATCGTCGTATCAATATAGCTATCCAAAACATTACCACTTATTGTGGTCCAGTTTTCTTTTGTATATGCATTATTTTCCGGCGTTGGCGGTGCATAGTTAATCAGCGGGCGTGAGGTGTGTACGAAAACCCAATCAGATATTGTTCCAAGACCTTCTTCATTGATTGTATTTACCGCAGTAACCTTGAAAGTATAATTTCCGCCAGAAGATCCTGAAAAGAGAAATGTTGTTGGCGTCGTGTTCGAACCAACAAGAATTGGGTTTCCGCCTGAAGCATAATTCAAATAAATATTGTAGCGCAAAATCTCTTCATTTGTAACCGGATCCCAGTTCACGGTGAAAACGCCATTATTGTCAAAAGGCGGATTTTCATTTCCTGTGAACCAAACCAATGGAGGTGCATCTGGAAGGGCGGATACAAAAGGAACAACAAGCAATAAAGAAAACAAGGCAATGAAAAAAAGCTTTCTCATACCATTATTTTGAACAAGTCTTTATTTATAGTTTACTCGAGTATACGAATACCTACCAATGCATGCACTCAGACCGATTGCTTGCTTTTCTTGCCCAAAAGCTTAAATCATTCCTCTTTCAAATAGTGCTATGGCACTCCTAATGGACAAAATCATGGATGAAAAATACGAACTCAGGAAAAAAAGTCTCGACCAGAAAAAAGCCGAAACCTTAAAAGGCAAACCTGAAAACAAAAGCGACGCCGAATGGAATGAATACATCAGAAAAAAAGCAATTGAGGATATGCGAAAAGCCGGCGCGAAACTCGCATCCGCAAGCAAGAACTAGGTAATTCGTATCATGCCACTCCGTCATGGAAATTCTTCGAGAATTTCGATATGCTCGAAAGCCTAGAGCGAAGCGAAAGGATTTCCAAGTTTTTGAACCCAACGAATTTTGTGAATGGCTTAAAATGGCAAGCTTTTTGAGCAAAGCTCAAAAAACTAGAGCAAGCAAAGATTGTGAAAGGATTTTAAGCGAAGCTCAAAAGCTTCGAGTTTGCAACAGCAAACGAGATGATTTTAACCCAAATCAAATGGAGAATGATTAAAAATGGATATCAAAGCAGGTGAAGCGCTTCACAGATTTGTTGTTTTCCAGACAGAAGACGGAAAACAGATAAAAGTAGTCTCAAAACGCCTGAAAGATAAACGAATAGCGGCAGAATTAGTAATAGTAACAGAAGCCGGCCAGGATATCCATAAATTCGTAGATTCTGCAAACAATTCCGAAACATTTGATGCGAATCATTTTGATGAAGTGCTGAACAACCTCAAGAAAATAGAGAACGGCCAGTTCAAGAAAGTTGCCCAGAAAAAATTTCTCGGAATGTGGAACTTTACTGATGCGCGCGAAATACCTGTTGAAGACTTAATTTAGCCCCGAATCTCAACAATTTTGATTCCCTTGACAGCTGTTTTGACAGCTTCTTTATAATCCCACGCGCTCTCGATTTCTAAAATGTCGCGCAAATCAGCAGAAGTAGAAGGCTTTTCAGGAGTGATTGTGCAGCAGACCGCAGGCTGTATTGAAAGCGCGAATGTGCCTATATCCTTTGCGATTTTTTCAATCTCTATCTTATCAAGCCCAAGAAGCGGCCGAAGCACAGGAAGCCGTATTGTCTCTGTTGTCACCTGCATATTCGAAAGAGTCTGGCTCGCTTTCTGCCCCATAGCCTCGCCGGTTATCACGCCTTTGGCACATTCCATTATTGCGATTCTTTCCGCTATGCGCAGCATCATCCGCCTGCAGAAAACGCAGGTCATTTTGCGCGGCGTGTTCTTAAGTATCGCTATCTGGGTTTCGCCGTTTGGGACAAGATACACTTTAAGAGGTTTTTTTGAAAAAGATGCGATTCGGGCAATCACATCAAGCGCGCGCTTCTTCGTAGTTTCACCCGAAAAAGAAGAATTGTCACAGTATACAGGAATAATTTCTACGCCTTCGCGCTGCACAAGATACGCTGCAACAACGCTATCAATGCCTCCAGATATAAGTGCAATGGCTTTTGCAGTTTTTTTCATAAATATGTATTAAATTAGAAATTTATATCGTTGAATAACGGCTTTAGCCACATTATTTTTTTTCGGAGGCATCATTTTTACTTTTAAAAAGCATTGAAAAGAGGCTCTCTGCCTGGCCGCCTTCGGTGCAAACGTTTTCATAGGCATAAAACTCGCCGTCTTCACACAAAACATAGTTTACGTTATCAGGTGTGATGTACATATAGCCCATATTCGGGGGATTGCATACCTCCACAGTATTTTGAATAAATGTAAATGATCCGTTTATCCGGCTTTCAAGAAAAGCTGCGGCATCATCTCTTGATAATATGAGCGTACCTTCTGATGAAACAAGAACAGGCTTCTGCACACAATTATTCAGAACATCCGGACTGTTTGATTGAAATATGCTGTATGTTGTGCTGATCACTGCAAAAAATGCCGCAACACCTACTGAAACAAGTATAATTTTTATTATCCGATTATCCATTTGCCCAAGTTTCATATATTTCTTTGGGCGAAAAAGAATATATACTTCAATAGTCTGAAAGAACTTTAAGCAAATCAGCTTTTGTTATAAGCCCTTTGAGCAATCCTCCTTTTTTTATCAACACAAGCGGATAAGACTTAAGAAGGTATGCAACGACCGAAATTTTAGCGCTTTCGGAAAGTATCGGCGGCGGCTCAATCATCAAATCCCACGCGCTAAGATGCTCCATATCACTTAAATCCTTATTGAGTATGCTGCTTTCAGTTATGATTCCAAGCACATTGTCGCCTTCAAGAACCGGCACCTGCGAAATGGTGTGCTTGTTCATAAGTTCTATTACTTTACGCGCAGCCATGCGCTTGTCAACAGAAATTATCTTCCGAACCATTATTTCTTTGGCATCAAGTTCCTTTTCTTTTTCAAAAGAGCTTACAAACGCCTCGATTTTCTGAACGCTGGACCAGCTTGGATCCATTCTGCCGGCCTCTATTTTTGCTATCATGCTTTGAGAGACTCCGGATTTATTCGCAAACTGCTTTTGTGTAAGACCGATGCGCTTTCGTATCTCGCCTATTTTTGTTATATCAAAGACCATCAGATAAATTATCTGCAAAAGCATATATTCCTATCGGAATAAAAAAGTCAGAAAGATATTTATAATGCGGGGCCAAATAAAAAACAGGTTCTTATGCCAGAAAATAAAACAGGAAATTCTCAAAAAACTAAGCAGCTGTTTACTTCAGAATCAGTAACTGAAGGTCATCCGGACAAAATTGCAGATAAAGTGTCTGACGCAATTCTTGATGCGATTCTTGAAAAAGATCCAAACGGGCGTGTCGCCTGCGAAACCCTGACTTCAACAGGGCTCGTTGTTGTGGCTGGCGAAGTCACTACAAACTGCTATGTCGATATACAGAAAGTCATACGGGAAACGCTTAAAGAAATAGGGTACACCAATCCCGAATACGGCCTTGATTACCAGGACTGCGCGGTTCTGACGGCAATACATGAGCAGAGCCAGAATATTGCGGTCGGCGTCGATTCGAGCCAAAGCCATGAACAGGGCGCTGGCGACCAGGGATTAATGTTCGGGTTTGCATGCAACGAAACACCGGAATTGATGCCGCTTCCAATATCGCTTGCCCACGGGCTTACAAGGCGCCTTGCGGAAGTGAGGAAAAAAAGCATACTCACTTGGGTCCGGCCTGACGGAAAATCGCAGGTCACCGTAGAATATGAAAACGGAAAGCCAAAAAGGGTGGATACAGTAGTTATCGCAGTGCACCACGACCCGAAAGTCGCGCAGGACGAGCTAAAGCGCGAGATCATAGAAAAAGTGATAAAGCCGGTCTGCGAAAAATACCTGGATGAAAAGACAAAATATTTCATAAATGCAACAGGAATCTTCGTTGTCGGCGGGCCTGAAGCGGATACCGGAGTCACGGGGAGAAAAATAATTGTTGACACTTACGGCGGAATGGGAAGGCATGGAGGAGGCGCATTTTGTGTTGCCGGAGACGCTATGGTAAACACACAAGATGGACTTGCTCCGATTGCAGACCTTAAGAGCATTAATGGCAAGCTCGTTAAAACAGATATTTCTCCCACACCTGCGGATGCTTGGTATTATAACGGAGAATTACCAACATTAAAAATCCGTACTGCCGACGGTTACGAATTTGAAGGAACATACAACCAGTGCATAAGAGTGGTAAATGATAGCGGAAGCTATATATGGAGAAGATTAGACGAATTAAAGCCAACCGATTATATAGCAATCCAGCGCAAGAACCGTTTATTTGGAACTAAATATAATGCCGGCGATTTCCATTTTGAACATAAGCCCGGTACATATCGAAAAAACAGTTTTTCTTTCCCAAAAGAGCTTACAGAAGATTACGCATATCTTCTCGGCCTTTTGGTCGGGGATGGCAATTGTAATTTCAAAGATGGCATCTCTATCTGCGTGTGTGAAGAAGAAATGAAAAGCAATGTCCAAAATCTCTACTCGCGGCTCTTTGGAAAACAAGGGAAGATATTCGGCCATTGGGCATTCTTTGGAGGGCTTGAACTTCGCGCTTATTTAGAGCATTTAGGGTTGTTGGGAAAATGCCGCTCATGGGAAAAGCGCGTTCCAAAAGCCGTTTTTAGTACTCCGAAAAATGTTGCTGCAGCATTCTTACGGGGACTATTTGATACCGACGGAACAATACGCAGAACCGGCAGATATTTGAATTCGCCGGATATCAAATTAACATCAACTTCGCACGGATTAATTAATGATGTGCAAATCTTGCTATTGAATTTTGGCATAATAACCCGCATCCAAACAGTTGATACAATAGGCAAGAGCGCGTTTATC
The sequence above is a segment of the Nanoarchaeota archaeon genome. Coding sequences within it:
- a CDS encoding ribosome biogenesis/translation initiation ATPase RLI; translation: MRKRIAVIDREKCKPDKCDKPCIRFCPRVRTGDETVFEKSGKVYIAEELCVGCGICVKKCPKNAITIINLEHELDEPIHQYGKNAFRLYGLPIPEKGKVVGLLGANGIGKTTALQILSGNLKPNLGKFDLKNGAEWDDIIGRFKGSTLMKYLKDLRDGKIKAVYKPQQVDKIPHAIKGKVTDVIKDERGIFTELAKKLEIDSILSRNVSELSGGELQRVAIAAALCKEADFYYFDEPSSFLDVRHRIIVARAIREIAQTKSIIVVEHDLATLDILADAIHLVFGHAGVYGVISAPYHSLRGINAYLDGFIKEENIRFRQEALDFKAGSQIFKGNYSVVEYPEFIKKFKDSEFSLKVDSGSLMAGEIVGVFGANALGKTTFAKILAGEIKPDNTDFKEAVRIAYKPQYLKSDFVGSVNELLSQSVKNYLSQEFKMEILRPLELEGLLENCVASLSGGELQRVAIAICLGQSVDFYLLDEPSAYLDVEQRVLFSKMMRKFIESNQKTAMIIDHDMLLLHYISDRSIVFFGKPASEGHAKEPKALKEGMNEFLKDLNITFRREMDTGRPRANKPESQKDAKQKEKGVYYE
- a CDS encoding fibronectin type III domain-containing protein, with the protein product MRKLFFIALFSLLLVVPFVSALPDAPPLVWFTGNENPPFDNNGVFTVNWDPVTNEEILRYNIYLNYASGGNPILVGSNTTPTTFLFSGSSGGNYTFKVTAVNTINEEGLGTISDWVFVHTSRPLINYAPPTPENNAYTKENWTTISGNVLDSYIDTTIINWNGADNIYRHASGILWMYTFEMPTPGKYTYYVWANNSATNFIKGDVRSIIYDITKPSLSIISPVQDAVYDSVSISLDYVASDAAPITCSYEYNSINTTIFGCENITFLPIYNNKTTITIWVSDAAGNMNSASAVFTANTPSAPKIISTVPENNKMLVAPLLSGKFNDVISIKTDKQANCRYSTTPNTSFESMANYFIAAENNTHNTTVSLSDKTTYLFYIRCKSLDNAINTDDYLLQFSTADSNGLVIIDPNSTVLKNNVLHIKTIKDKPTVVKVPLKTRALYNVYGVTAKVPDDVAMSIQAKAPVMISNSEASYLTIYAFPSVSGVLKTNITLSLSTYSSTFLVEVTTYYDFYPEFDAVDLAIPNISSQIQNLSLKGVDVTKYNVELERMKSDISDIYSIYSSENPAEAREKFLQLNDSFNLLNADIMSAQRKADESNSLLGSISDSDKGDSDSGGGISLSVIVIVIILVIVVIIIATSYMPDNDDKDALADAPPTTPDNPGV
- a CDS encoding CBS domain-containing protein, with the translated sequence MVFDITKIGEIRKRIGLTQKQFANKSGVSQSMIAKIEAGRMDPSWSSVQKIEAFVSSFEKEKELDAKEIMVRKIISVDKRMAARKVIELMNKHTISQVPVLEGDNVLGIITESSILNKDLSDMEHLSAWDLMIEPPPILSESAKISVVAYLLKSYPLVLIKKGGLLKGLITKADLLKVLSDY
- the metK gene encoding methionine adenosyltransferase, which gives rise to MPENKTGNSQKTKQLFTSESVTEGHPDKIADKVSDAILDAILEKDPNGRVACETLTSTGLVVVAGEVTTNCYVDIQKVIRETLKEIGYTNPEYGLDYQDCAVLTAIHEQSQNIAVGVDSSQSHEQGAGDQGLMFGFACNETPELMPLPISLAHGLTRRLAEVRKKSILTWVRPDGKSQVTVEYENGKPKRVDTVVIAVHHDPKVAQDELKREIIEKVIKPVCEKYLDEKTKYFINATGIFVVGGPEADTGVTGRKIIVDTYGGMGRHGGGAFCVAGDAMVNTQDGLAPIADLKSINGKLVKTDISPTPADAWYYNGELPTLKIRTADGYEFEGTYNQCIRVVNDSGSYIWRRLDELKPTDYIAIQRKNRLFGTKYNAGDFHFEHKPGTYRKNSFSFPKELTEDYAYLLGLLVGDGNCNFKDGISICVCEEEMKSNVQNLYSRLFGKQGKIFGHWAFFGGLELRAYLEHLGLLGKCRSWEKRVPKAVFSTPKNVAAAFLRGLFDTDGTIRRTGRYLNSPDIKLTSTSHGLINDVQILLLNFGIITRIQTVDTIGKSAFIKGRKITSKRLLYHLRIKGAESARVFRQEIGFGLSRKAKILNGIDLERKRDNTLVPAQRERIKRLWNRLPSAVKQRDASNIGRLARSPTGKATKELTYEKLREFLDTYANYFEGELDFEYLRTLYIMNGYYTRAVSIQQSKTKVYDLTVPGAHTFTANGFICHNSGKDPSKVDRSGAYMARYVAKNIVAAGLADKCEVQLAYSIGVAEPVSVLVDTFRTGKIAEEKISELVRKHFSMKPAAIISHLNLKRPIYKKTAAYGHFGRNDPDFTWEKTDKADALRKDAGI